A stretch of DNA from Curtobacterium sp. MCBD17_035:
ATCTGAGCGGTGTGGAGCGTCGAGTACAGGCTCAGGAACACCGGCATCTGGATGATGAGCGGCAGGCAGGAGCTCAGCGGGTTCGTCCCGGTCTCCTTGTACAGCGCCATCGTCTCGCGGGACATGGCCTCACGCGAGAACTGGTCCTTCTTGCCCTTGTACTTGTCCTGGATCTTCTTGAGCTGCGGCGCGACCTCGAGCATCCGCCGCTGGCTCTTGATCTGCCGGACGAAGATCGGGATCAGCGCCGCCCGCACCACGAGGGTCAGACCGATGATCGAGATCACCCAGGTGATCCCGGCGTTCGGGTCCATGCCGATGGCCGCGAACAACGAATGGAAACCGACGAGGATCGCGGAGACCACCCATTTGAGTGGCCAGAGGATCGTGTTTTCGAGGAACTCCATGAGAAGCGGTCACGCCTTTCGGGGGTGCGGTGTCAACCGGCGACGCCGGGAGGTCGGGGCGGCCTGCGGGGCCGAACGGTGGGTGCCGTCCACGGGGCGGGTCTCCAGGACGGGGGTGCCGTCGAGCCGGCGGGTGCCGAGCGCGCGGGTGTCGCCGGCTGGGCGGGGGAGCACGAACCCGAAGCGAGTCACGGGGTAGGGCGCGGTCCGAGGCCGGACGTCGTCGATGCCACCGGACGCCCACGGATTGCACCGGGCGATACGCCAGGCGCCCATGCTGGAGCCGACGACGACGCCGTACTGCTGGATGGCCTCGAGTGCGTACCGCGAGCACGACGGGTGGTACCGGCAGACCTCGCCGTACAGCGGGGAGACGACCGCGCGGTACGCGCGCAGCACCACCACGCACACGTTGCGCGGGAGCAACGCGACGGCCGACAGTGCTCGTCTCATGCCTTGTTCACACCCTTGCTCTGGCTCGTGCTCCGACTGAAGCACTGCCTGACATCTGCGATGAGGGTAGGCCAGCCGGCCTGCGCGGCGGCTGGCAGTGCGCGAACGACCACATCCAGCCCCGAAGGGTGATCGACGACGAGTTCGTGGGCGATGGCCTTGAGCCTGCGGCGGACGAGGTTCCGGGTCACCGCGTTCCCCACCGCCTTCGAGACGATGAACCCGAACCGGGTGGGATCGGCATCGGCACGGACGACCACCGATACGACGGCGTGCGCCGTGGCGCTCCTGCGACCACGACGCACGACGGTTCGGTAGTCGTCACCTCGGACGATCC
This window harbors:
- the yidD gene encoding membrane protein insertion efficiency factor YidD — encoded protein: MRRALSAVALLPRNVCVVVLRAYRAVVSPLYGEVCRYHPSCSRYALEAIQQYGVVVGSSMGAWRIARCNPWASGGIDDVRPRTAPYPVTRFGFVLPRPAGDTRALGTRRLDGTPVLETRPVDGTHRSAPQAAPTSRRRRLTPHPRKA
- the rnpA gene encoding ribonuclease P protein component — encoded protein: MLARANRIVRGDDYRTVVRRGRRSATAHAVVSVVVRADADPTRFGFIVSKAVGNAVTRNLVRRRLKAIAHELVVDHPSGLDVVVRALPAAAQAGWPTLIADVRQCFSRSTSQSKGVNKA